CATTCAGCACTGCCTGCAGTCTCGGGCATCCACTGGGGATTTTGGAATATACACCTCCTGGATAAGCAAGAACATCTGTGTAATTACTCCTCCTCTCTAGAGTGAAAACTTCTTTAAGTTAATAAACATATCCATAGAGAATACTGAAAACTCAGTGGAttcaaaatctattaaaaatttggaaacaaaGATCATCCATGGAAGCAAATCAATGGACTCTGGAATATCCTTGGACAATAGTTATAAAATGGATTATCCTTAATGGGTTTATGTATCAtaattaataataagaactttCACGAAAGTACTGGAATGCCACCTCGGTCAGGCACAGATGTAGATGCAGCAAACCTCAGGGAAACATTCATGAACTTGAAATATGAAGTCAGGAATAAAAATGATCTTACATGTGAAGAAATTGTGGCATTCATGCACAATGTTTCTAAAGAAGATCATAGCAAAAGGAGCAGTTTTGTCTGCGTGATTCTGAGCCATGGTGAAGAAGGAATAATTTTTGGGACAAACGGACCTGTTGACCTGAAAAAAATGACAAGTTTCTTCAGAGGGGATTATTGTAGAAGTCTAACTGGAAAACTCAAACTTTTCATTATTCAGGCCTGCCAAGGTACAGAACTGGACTGTGGCATTGAGACGGACAGTGGTGCTGAGGACGACACGGCATGTCAGAAAATACCCGTGGAGGCTGACTTCCTGTATGCGTACTCCACAGCGCCTGGTTACTATTCCTGGCGAAACTCAAAGGATGG
The sequence above is a segment of the Nycticebus coucang isolate mNycCou1 chromosome 4, mNycCou1.pri, whole genome shotgun sequence genome. Coding sequences within it:
- the LOC128583122 gene encoding caspase-3-like yields the protein MGLCIIINNKNFHESTGMPPRSGTDVDAANLRETFMNLKYEVRNKNDLTCEEIVAFMHNVSKEDHSKRSSFVCVILSHGEEGIIFGTNGPVDLKKMTSFFRGDYCRSLTGKLKLFIIQACQGTELDCGIETDSGAEDDTACQKIPVEADFLYAYSTAPGYYSWRNSKDGSWFIQSLCAMLKLYAHKLKFMHILTGVNRKMATEFESFSFDSTFHAKKQIP